In Arthrobacter sp. MN05-02, the genomic stretch GCCCGGGTTCAGGGCCTGTGACACCTCGAGGCCGAGTGCCCGCTCCTTGATTGCGGCCGTGAAGGCCCGGACCACGGGGACGGCGACGTCGGCGTCGAGCAGGGCGCGCCGAATCTCGCGGACGGTGGCATCGATGTCCGCCTCGGTGAGGCGGCCCTTTGCCGCGGAGGTTCTTGAAGGTCGCAGTCAGCCGGTCGGAGAGTGAATTGAACACGTGCCGTGAACTACTTTCATCGGGAGATTTGGAGATCCAACTCCCAAGGGTACCAACTGGGGTCCGGCGAGGGATGTCCTTCGGGCCGCAGGCGGCGGTGCACTCCGTCCCGGGAGTGCAACTCCCGACGCATCGCCCGCGTGCGGGACAGGCACAGGGATAAGTGGCAAGGTGAAGACGTGGATACTCACTCTCTCGCAGAACACGACACCATTCCCACCGAGGCCGACACCCGGGTCAAGACACTGCTCATCCTGGGGGCGTCCGGGGACCTCACAGGGCGCCTGCTGCTTCCGGGACTGGCGCGGCTCATCCGGCTCGGGCGCGCGGACGGGCTGAAGCTCGTGGGTGCGGGCTCCGACGACTGGACGGACGAGCAGTGGCGCGAACGCGTGGACAAGGCGTTCGCCGCAGCCCTCGAGAAGGCCGACGACGCCGGCAGGGCGTCCCTCCAGCAGGTCCGGGACAACAGCTCGTACCACCTGATCGACGTCACCCAGGACGGCCTGGCCGGGCTGGTGCAGACCCTGGAGGGCCCGGTGGCGCTGTATTTCGCCCTGCCCCCGGCCGTCAGCCAGAAGGCCTGCAGCGCCCTCGGGCCGGACTCGCTGCCGAAGAGCACGCGCCTCGTCATGGAGAAGCCCTTCGGGACGGACCAGGCGTCCGCGCACAGCCTCAACGACAAGCTGGCCGGCCTCGTCCCGGAACAGAACATCCACCGCGTGGACCACTTCCTCGGCAAGGCGACGGTCTTCAACATCCTCGGGCTGCGCTTCGCCAACCGGATCCTCGAACCCGTCTGGAACAACCTTCACATCGAGAAGGTCGAGGTGATCTTCGACGAGGACCTCGCGCTCGAGAACCGCGCGCGCTACTACGACGGCGCGGGTGCCCTGCGGGACATGATCCAGAGCCACCTGCTGCACGTCATGGCCCTCCTGGCGCTCAACGCGCCGTCGACCCTGCACGAACGCGACCTGCGGGACCATATCGGCTCGATCCTCCGGGCGAGTTCCGTGGACCTCGACAGTCCGGGCAGCAGCCGCCGCGCCCGGTACACCGCCGGCACCATCGGCGACCGGGAGATCCCCGACTACGCCGCGGAGCCCGGCGTCGATCCCTCGCGGGGCACCGAGACCCTCGCGGAGGTCACCGTGTCGATCAACAACGAGCGCTGGTCCGGTGTCCCGTTCGTGCTCCGCTCCGGCAAGGCCCTCGGCGTCAAGCGCAAGGAGGCGGTCATCACCTTCCGGCCCGTCAGCCACCTCCCCGTCGGGTTCACCGGACAGGACGCCCCGACGAAGCTGCGCATCGGGTTCGGCCCCGACACCCTGCAGCTCGAACTCGACGTCAACGGACCGGGCGACATCTTCTCGCTGGACCGGGCGACCCTCAGTGCGGACCTCAACGAGACCGACCTGCTCCCCTACGGCGAGGTGCTCGACGGCGTGCTGGCGGGAGACCCCACGCTCTCCGTCCGTGGCGACACCGCCGAGGACTGCTGGCGCATCGTGGAACCGGTCCTGCGCGCCTGGTCGGAGGACCGGGTCCCGCTCGAGGAGTACCCGGCGGGGTCGGGCGGACCCGAGTCCTGGCCGTCCTCGCACGGCCGGGCCTAGCAACCGCGCCCGTCGGCCCCAGACAGGGAAGGGCTGCCACATCGTGGCAGCCCTTCCCGGTCTGGAGCGGGTGTCCCGGCGCCTCCCTGCCCTAGAGCGCGGCTTCTCCGCGTTCGCCCGTCCGGACGCGGACCGCCTCCTCCACGGGGATCACCCAGACCTTGCCGTCGCCGGCCCGGCCCGTGTTGGCCGTGGAGACCAGGACGTCGACGATGTCGGTGACCCAGGCGTCGGCGACGAGGACCTCGACACGCGCCTTCTGCAGGAGGTCCACCGTGTACTCGGCCCCGCGGTACACCTCGGTGTGGCCGCGCTGGCGGCCGTAGCCGCTGGCCTGGCTGACCGTGAGGCCCTGCACGCCGTAGTTCTCCAGGGCGCCCCTGACGCCGTCGAGCTTGTCGGGACGAACGATCGCTGTCACCAGTTTCATGAATGTACGCCCTCCGTGACGTTCTGCTGCGTGGTCTGTGGCTGCGCGGTCTTCTGCTGCGACAGCGCCTGCTCGGCGAAGGGGTGGAAGGACCCGCCCACTCCCAGGCCGCCGAACTCGTAGGCGGTCTCGGCGTGCTCCGAGAGGTCGATGCCGGACACCTCGTTGTCGGAGCTCACGCGGAACCCGATGGTCTTGTGGATCGCGAGTCCGATGATCGCGGTCATGATCGCGGACAGCGCGATCGCGATGGCCGCCGCGACCACCTGGGCGACGAGCTGGCCGACGCCTCCGCCGTAGAAGAGTCCGCCACCCTCGCCGTCGACCGGCAGCATGATGAATCCGATGGCCAGGGTGCCGAGGATCCCGGCGACGAGGTGCACCGCGACGACGTCGAGCGAGTCGTCGAAGCCGAGGCGGTACTTGATGCCGACGGCGAGGGCGCAGACCGCTCCCGAGACGATCCCGAGGCCCACGGCGCCGATCGGGCTGACGTTGGCGCAGGCCGGTGTGATGGCGACGAGTCCGGCCACGATCCCCGAAGCTGCACCGAGGGAGGTGGGGCGGCCGTCGCGAATGCGTTCGGTCACGAGCCAGCCGACCATCGCGGCCGCAGGTGCCGCCATGGTGTTGACCCAGATCAGGCCGGCCTCCTCGGCCGAGCCCGCAGCGCCTCCGTTGAAGCCGAACCAGCCGAACCAGAGGAGTGCGGCGCCGAGCATGACGAACGGGATGTTGTGGGGGCGCTGCGCGGGATCCTTGCCGAAGCCCTGCCGCTTGCCGAGGATCAGTGCGAGGACGAGCGCGGCGACGCCGGCACTGATGTGGACGACCGTGCCGCCTGCGAAGTCGATGGCCTCACCGACAGCACCACCGACGGCGCCGTCGGCGCTGAGGAGCCCGCCACCCCACACCATGAAGGCGAGGGGGCAGTACACCAGGGTGACCCAGATGGGCACGAAGAGGGTCCAGGCGCCGAACTTCGCGCGGTCGGCGATCGCGCCGCTGATGAGCGCCACCGTGATGATGGCGAAGGTGGCCCCGTAGCCGGCACCGATGAGGTCCTCGGTCCCGATCAGGCTGGTCAGCCCGAAGGAGGCGAAGGGGTTGCCGAAGAGCTGTGCGACGCCGTCCCCGCCGGTCATCGAGAAGCCCCAGAGGACCCACACGACTCCCACGAGCCCGACGGCGACGAAGCTCATCATCATCATGTTCAGTGCGGCCTTGGCGCGCGTCATCCCGCCGTAGAAGAAGGCGAGGCCCGGGGTCATGAGGAGTACGAGGGCGGCTGAGATCATCACCCAGACATGGCCTGCTGTCAGATCCATCAAACACGATCCTTCCAAAGGGGCGGGGACTTCCCGCTCCTCCAGAATGCGATGGCCGTGTTTCCGTCCCTGGGGCCTTCCATTGCCGGGAGGTTACATCACTCTCACGGACGTAAAAGACGTGTGACACCGATGTTTCCG encodes the following:
- the zwf gene encoding glucose-6-phosphate 1-dehydrogenase produces the protein MDTHSLAEHDTIPTEADTRVKTLLILGASGDLTGRLLLPGLARLIRLGRADGLKLVGAGSDDWTDEQWRERVDKAFAAALEKADDAGRASLQQVRDNSSYHLIDVTQDGLAGLVQTLEGPVALYFALPPAVSQKACSALGPDSLPKSTRLVMEKPFGTDQASAHSLNDKLAGLVPEQNIHRVDHFLGKATVFNILGLRFANRILEPVWNNLHIEKVEVIFDEDLALENRARYYDGAGALRDMIQSHLLHVMALLALNAPSTLHERDLRDHIGSILRASSVDLDSPGSSRRARYTAGTIGDREIPDYAAEPGVDPSRGTETLAEVTVSINNERWSGVPFVLRSGKALGVKRKEAVITFRPVSHLPVGFTGQDAPTKLRIGFGPDTLQLELDVNGPGDIFSLDRATLSADLNETDLLPYGEVLDGVLAGDPTLSVRGDTAEDCWRIVEPVLRAWSEDRVPLEEYPAGSGGPESWPSSHGRA
- a CDS encoding nitrogen regulatory protein P-II 1, which codes for MKLVTAIVRPDKLDGVRGALENYGVQGLTVSQASGYGRQRGHTEVYRGAEYTVDLLQKARVEVLVADAWVTDIVDVLVSTANTGRAGDGKVWVIPVEEAVRVRTGERGEAAL
- the amt_1 gene encoding ammonium transporter codes for the protein MDLTAGHVWVMISAALVLLMTPGLAFFYGGMTRAKAALNMMMMSFVAVGLVGVVWVLWGFSMTGGDGVAQLFGNPFASFGLTSLIGTEDLIGAGYGATFAIITVALISGAIADRAKFGAWTLFVPIWVTLVYCPLAFMVWGGGLLSADGAVGGAVGEAIDFAGGTVVHISAGVAALVLALILGKRQGFGKDPAQRPHNIPFVMLGAALLWFGWFGFNGGAAGSAEEAGLIWVNTMAAPAAAMVGWLVTERIRDGRPTSLGAASGIVAGLVAITPACANVSPIGAVGLGIVSGAVCALAVGIKYRLGFDDSLDVVAVHLVAGILGTLAIGFIMLPVDGEGGGLFYGGGVGQLVAQVVAAAIAIALSAIMTAIIGLAIHKTIGFRVSSDNEVSGIDLSEHAETAYEFGGLGVGGSFHPFAEQALSQQKTAQPQTTQQNVTEGVHS